In the Pygocentrus nattereri isolate fPygNat1 chromosome 19, fPygNat1.pri, whole genome shotgun sequence genome, one interval contains:
- the ptmab gene encoding prothymosin alpha-B — protein MADTKVDSATEISAKDLKEKKLLEEKENGKEAANGKENEENGEPEIDEEEEDEVDEEDEEDDGEGDEDEDEDEEDELGGGTKRGADEDDEDDEDEVDPKKQKTDDDD, from the exons ATGGCCGACACGAAAGTGGATTCCGCCACGGAAATTTCCGCCAAG gACTTGAAAGAGAAGAAGCTCCTTGAGGAGAAGGAGAATGGAAAGGAAGCTGCTAATGGAAAG GAAAACGAGGAGAACGGAGAGCCAGAGATtgatgaggaagaggaagatgaagtagatgaggaagatgaggaggatgaTGGAGAAG GAGATGAAGACGAGGACGAGGATGAAGAGGATGAGCTCGGAGGTGGAACGAAACGAGGGGCTGATGAGGATGACGAGGATGATGAG GACGAGGTGGACCCCAAGAAGCAGAAGACGGACGACGACGATTAA